GGCAGGGCAGAGAGACCAGAGTGCAGCAGTGTGAGGAGCtggggagagatggagagagccAGGTCAAGGCCCACAGCCCTGGCAAGGAGTCTAGACCTTAGCTAAAGGACAGAAACTACTGAACTATTTTTAGCAGGGGAACTGTATGGTatcatttgcattttagaaagctAATGGTGGGTGGCTGGTGGGAAGATAGGTTCTGAATGCTGCGAAGTCTCGGAGCTAGAAGGACCTTAGAAAGGGCAAGGGAGCCACCATTTGTTGAACTCTTGCCACGTGCCAGGCCCCGCACTGGGTGGCTCACCCATAcagctcatttaattcttacaaataACTCTATGGGTTTTGAATATCATCCCTCTTGggtaggtgaggaaactgaggcctaaaaGAGGGAAGTGATTTGTCCAAAGTCAGGTAGATAGGCCAACTGCATACCAGATACAGGGCTTGAGGGGGTCCTTGGCTGACAAGTGTGAGACCTTTAAGACAACTAGAGAGTGGGATCCCCAGGCTGAGAGCACATTCTAGTCTTAGTCAGTGACAGCGTGCTTACCCCTTTTAAGTTTTTCCCATCTCCTGTGGCCTTGGTGTCTTTACCTGTGCTGTCCTCCTTCACAGGCTGATAAGAAGAATAAATGAGCCGGTGTACAGCACCTAGCCTGGACTGGAGTTGATGGAGTAAACAGGAGGTCATTCCTTCTACCTTCCTTTCCATTTGGCTATGAGAAAGCTCTTTCTCATATTGACTTCAAGTGTGTATACTTATCACCCATGTCACCTTGGACAAGTTCCCCAAACTCTCTGTGCTCCAATTTCCTTGCCTTTAAACTGtgaataatagtacctactttatagaactgctgtgagaattaaatgaattggTACACATGAAGAACTTTGAACAGGGCATGTAGTAAGCATGTAGAGAGTATTAGCCATTATTATTACTAATTGCTATTATCTCGGCACTTTTCACTGATTTGTTGGTGCTTTGGGTGAATACTCACAGAGCAAGTCTGCTCTCTCTTCCAAGGACCCAACCTTCTCATGGACGTTGACTCAGCCTCTTCTCAGGGAAGAGACCCTCTGTGTCCTGCCTCTCTCTTGAGCCCTCTAGTGACTCAGGCAAGGGCCAGCTGTCCTTAATCTGTGGGCTCTGAAGTGCCATCTGGTCTCAGCACAGGGTTCTGctgtcccccttcccctcccatagCCCGGTCTCCAGAACAAATGCTGAGGTGCCCACCTTTGATGTTGATGATGCTGATCTCCCCAAAGTAGAGCCCTGCACCAAGCACAGCATACTGGGTGACACCATCGTCGGCCACCACGGCCAGCTGACCCTCTCGGATGATGTACATCTCTCGGCCAATGTCCCCTTTGCGGCAGACATATTCACCTGGCGAGTAGGTCTGGGgctgcagcttcagcaccagCTCCTCCAGCAGGCTGGCCTCACAGTTTTGGAAGATCTGTACCCGGCTCAGGGTAGGCAGGTGCACAGACACGGCCACTTCTGCCCGCAACCGCTCGGGCAAGTGCTGTAAGATGGCTACCTCATTGGTCATCTTCTTGTTGATCTGCAGGTGCTGGTACCTGGGGGGAATGGTAGTAGCAGTCCTCACCAGCCCCTTACGGTGCCTCCCTCTACATTTTCCATCAGGGTTCTCAGCTCAGCTTCAGCCAAGAACCCAACCACACTGAGCTCTCACAAGGGTCATATGAATACTTGACAGTTGGTTGATAAATATCTTTAGTCCACTATCTCCTGGTCACAGACATATTTTGACCTCTTCTCTCCCATCCAGGGCCTGGAAGCCTTTACACAGTGGACAGAGCCTTAATCCCTGTCAGGCTTTACCCACCCACCATTCCACGATGTCTTGTACCATTCCactaaaaatatctactttagTCACCAAGCCCCATCTTCTTTAGAGGTCTTCTGTTCTATGTCCCTAACTTGGTGACACTTCCCCTTGTTCACCCTACAGTATGGACTCCATGACATAGTCAACCATCTTGTTGTTGGTCATCCCCTGAGGAGTATTGCTCTTACCTCTTACACCTTCCAGGACCTTCTGAGTCCTACCAGGTGGTGGCAGTTCCCATTCCCTGGGTTCTGGGTTAGCTTTCCTTGTGTATGAGTTCATCTCCCTGTTAATCTCTTACCCAACCCCTTTCCTTAAGTCCATACCCAGTTAATGGAGGACATCCTTTTCCAAGTTCCACCCAGTGAACCCTCCAATGAATACCACATCCTAAGTGCCCTGCCTGACCCACCAGGCAGTAAGAACCCAGCTACCTTCCTCAGAGTCTATCCTACACACCTCTTCCTGTCCTGGTCTAGAACCCCAGCATCCTCACCAGTCAATGACTCTCCGCTCCAGCCGGCGGTTGACATGATGCAGCTTCATGTACTTCTTCACCAGCGCGTGGTCTGGGTAGAAGGCTGCATCTGCTGTGTTCATGTTGTAGATGACAGAGCTCATGCTACCCATGATGGTGGCGAAACCCATGACTGCCAGCAGGAAGTCGCCCACCATGAAGAGGTACTCCTCCTCCCGGGCTGGCAGCGGCGTGTCGCCCACGGTGGTCAGGATTAGCGTGGAGAAGTAAAAGCTGTAGAGGTACTGGCGCCGCAGCCGCTCAAAGCCTGGCTGTGCGGGGTCGGGGTACACCCAGACGTCACGCCCGAAGCCCAGGTACCGGGACAGGGCAAAGTAGAGGCAGCTGTTCCAATGGATGACCACAAAAATGTAAAGCATCAGCTTGGCGATGCGGAAGGCGTTCGGGTAAGCTGTGCGGGTCTCCATGCGGTCAAAGGCCTCAAAGAGGCGGGGCACTCGCAGAAAGCGGTTTAGCCTCAGCGTGGGTGTGTGTGGACCCAGACTCACGTAGGCAACATCCGTGGGCAACAGGGAAACCAGGTCCAAGAAGAAGGTCCAGGTGTGAACGTAGCGACTCGAGATCCTACCTTTGTCCACCACCAGGATGCCCTGTTCCAAGAATCCTGGTGGGGAAGGGGGCTCAGTCGTGGGTGGGGTCAGGTATGGGGCGGAGTCGGGGCACCTTCCTGCTTCCGGGTACAGTAATGAGGTTGAGGGTGGGTAGGCCAGGGCAGCACAAGGAGACAGTTACAGGGACAGGATGGGGTTAGGCCTAACCCTGCTCCAGGGTTTCTGGGGTGAGCACTGGGGTATTGTAAACACAGAGACATGTGACAGTGCTATGAGGGAGGGGGTCACTTTCTTGTTACTAAGGCTCTCCTTAGGAAGGGAACGTGGCAGGAAGGTCAGTCCTGAGACTCACTGACCAGTGTGGAAGCGCACCACGATGTCCAGGAGGTAGAACAGGTCACTCGTGTAGTCCAGCACTAACCAGGCCACCAGATAACCGTGCTGCAAGTCGGGGAAGCAGGCTCTGCGTGGTAGGCACAGAAGGGATTGGCTTAAGGGATCCTTCTGTGTGTGAGGTATTGTTCCCAAGCCGCTGAGCACTAAACCTGGGCCCTTGCATTGGCACCGCCCCCACACCAGCCCCGAGCAAGGGCCCGCCCTCTGCCTGGGCCTCACTCTTTATCCCTGGTCTCTGCTTAGGGCCCTTCCCATAGCGGCAAACCTGCACACCACGATGATGAGGTTATACATTACTGGGAAGACCATTGTGTTCAGCCACCAGTAGTAGTAATCCCCAGATGGGTCCAGGACTGGCAGAGACTTCCTGTGGGCAAAAGAAGTCGGGTTTCATTTATCCATGGTTCGCTGTTGCCCTTGCCACCCAGTGCAGCAAGGAGGGATCAGGCTCCATCTGGTGAGGCAGACAGATAGACAGAGGGGACCAGGATTTCTCACCTGGCCTTGGTCAGGACAGGAGGGCTGGACTCTGTCGTCTTCACTTTGCTGTCCTGGCTCATGGTTCTGTGGCCTGCTGCCTGGGGATGAGATATCCAGGGCCTCTGCCTGCAGGTAGTTTCAGGAAGTGGGGGCTAGGGCCTGCCTTTCCAGAAGAAGCTGCCCTTGGTCTCCAGCTGCAATTCCTCCCTCTTTGGCTTCTGAAGCTCTTAGCAACGCCACCAGAGCCAGCCGCTACCGAAGTGGTGGAACCCGTGTGGCTCCAGCGCTCCACCCTGTCTCCTAGGGCCCGGGTTTACACCTACCCAACTAAACATCTCTAATGAGGTCCTTGGAGATGGTGGGGGTGTATGCCTCAGAGGTAAGGCTAAACCTTGTCTCCCTCCACCTTCCTCAAAGCTGAACTACATAAGGGCTTTCTAGTGGGGAGACTTGGTTGCCTGTGTAGGTTTAGGAAGTCATTCTGCTTTACCTTGTGCAAATTCCCAGCTTGAAcctcattttttattctttcaacatCTATGTACTGTCAGGTGCGTCAGGTATCAGGTGCTGAACTAGTCTCCGGGGACAGAGAATGCCTTTCATATCAATGTGAGCTCTGGTTCCATT
This sequence is a window from Bubalus kerabau isolate K-KA32 ecotype Philippines breed swamp buffalo chromosome 15, PCC_UOA_SB_1v2, whole genome shotgun sequence. Protein-coding genes within it:
- the CNGA4 gene encoding cyclic nucleotide-gated cation channel alpha-4, which codes for MSQDSKVKTTESSPPVLTKARKSLPVLDPSGDYYYWWLNTMVFPVMYNLIIVVCRACFPDLQHGYLVAWLVLDYTSDLFYLLDIVVRFHTGFLEQGILVVDKGRISSRYVHTWTFFLDLVSLLPTDVAYVSLGPHTPTLRLNRFLRVPRLFEAFDRMETRTAYPNAFRIAKLMLYIFVVIHWNSCLYFALSRYLGFGRDVWVYPDPAQPGFERLRRQYLYSFYFSTLILTTVGDTPLPAREEEYLFMVGDFLLAVMGFATIMGSMSSVIYNMNTADAAFYPDHALVKKYMKLHHVNRRLERRVIDWYQHLQINKKMTNEVAILQHLPERLRAEVAVSVHLPTLSRVQIFQNCEASLLEELVLKLQPQTYSPGEYVCRKGDIGREMYIIREGQLAVVADDGVTQYAVLGAGLYFGEISIINIKGNMSGNRRTANIKSLGYSDLFCLSKEDLREVLSEYPQAQAVMEEKGREILLKMNKLDVNAEAAEIALQEATEARLRGLDQQLDDLQTKFARLLAELESSALKIAYRIERLEWQTREWPMPEELMEADDEGEPGEGTSKDGEGRAGQEGPPGLE